CATCTCTTCATAATAAAGATGCTTCGACCTTAAGATCTTCCTTGCATCATCTTTTACCTTTTCAGAAATGGAAGGCATGTAGTCTAATAGTGCAGGATTCTCCACAATCTTGCAAGATGTGCCTCTGCCAAGAATTTCTGTAAGCCTCTTGTACCTTTTATTCAGATCGTTAAACTTGTCTTCACACTGTTGGGGTGATACATAGCAATTTTTCTCAGCCATGACTTTTGACACCAACTTCCACTTTCCTTTTTTCTGTAACATGGTGAGTTTTCTCTTTGCACTACTGTTAAGTTCAGTAGCATCTTCATTTAAGTAAGAAATCACGGTTATGAGAAGCTTAACCATTCTGTCCGTCCACTTCACCCTCTGCCAAGGAGCAGCCTTCTTCTCTCTGCCACTTTCATTGGGAACATCAGCTCCATCCTCAGTGCCATCATCCTCACTTGTTGAGTTTTTGCCATAATCAACCTTATCGTAGTCATGTTCGCACTCACTCATCTGACCAGGCTGACAGAAAATACTGTTCATTGGTTGATGAACCATTGGACCCTGATGTTGGGACAGGTTTGGATGTTGCTGCTGATGGTGAAAGCAACCATGTGGGTGCTGTTGCTGATGCATCGCCATTGAAACTTCGAGAGCAAATGCACCATAAGGAGAAGACCCTGGCATCATGTTTCCTGCTGATACATTCCCCTCCATCAAGAGATAGCACACAGATCGTCAAAATCAAAGTTACACGGCTCTCTCAAAACTTCTTCTTGGAATTTGGAATGGATTTCCCAGTTCTAAAGTATAGCTATTGAGATTTCAACTCTTTTAATCAGATTGTTCACAAAACCAACTAAGTGTTCAGCTTTCTGAATCACTGTCGGATTTATGCTACAGGAAAAACTCCTCCTTGAAGCAGATCAGTGAAAAACCCCAACATACGCGTTAAAGCCTACATGTACAAAAGATTTTCAGATCAACAACCAAAAAAAAGCACCGAAATCCCGAATCCAATTTAAATCGGGGAAATAATCAATCTAGCACCACAAATAATCTCCATTTGCctcaaaatctaaaataaactaGGATTTTCACGATATTTCTTCCGATTTCTCCAAAAACACGATGACAGATGCTCAAAAAAGGCACCACAAGATTGAAATCAAAGCGTAAAATCGAGATGACAAACAGCGTTCGGTCGATGACTTACTATGGATCAGACCGCCGACATCGCCCGAGAAATCGAAGTGCTCGGGGCGAGAGCCATTTCAGGAGCTAGGGTTTTTCTCAGGGTTTTGGACTCGCTCCAGTGGCCGAGCAGGGGGCCGGAGGAAGTGAAGATACTCGAAATGTCGAGTGTTCCTTACCCGGTATTTTGGGGGCGGGGTTGACGTCATCAGGGCCCACATGAAGGCTAAGGGAACGCTGCAAACGCAGTGGAACCCGGAGGGCGGGAGCGCCTGCGCATGCTCCGAAGCGCGCCGGGTGCTGCCctgggcctttttttttttttttttttcgcttgtATACTTTTGATAAATaatataagaattaaaaaataaaatatcaaataatttagaaaaatatttattaaaataatttataaaataaatatattatgattAGCCATATATCTCGCCTTCCGATCTACAATATTATTAACTTCTCTTAAAGGCATATGCCACTTCATAACGATGTACATTAGCTCTTCATCCTCGGACAATTATTTTTAAGAGGAAGGATACCGATCTCTAAAGACGATGAACCAAACGGCCGCTTAATAATGTCAAAAAGTCTTCCTCAaggataatataaaaaatttttaaacttcttGTTATATATGACATATCTTTTCATGCAATACAAATTTTATTACTATAGTATCACATAATCTAACATCGCCTGCTGCAACTAACACgtcatttatttttctaatgacaaaaatcattttatcaaaatcatcttaatttaaaatattgtgATTAAATTTAATCTCGAAGATACTAAGTGATGATGGATCCCAAGTGAAGTAAATCATCTCTGGGATCGTGGGATCTGCAAAATAAGAGCCACTATTTTTTTTAGCTATCAACAACTCCTCCAAGATaacttattatatatatatatatatatatatatatatatatatatatatataaatagacaCACACATAAAGATAAAGGCTTCTATGT
Above is a genomic segment from Elaeis guineensis isolate ETL-2024a chromosome 1, EG11, whole genome shotgun sequence containing:
- the LOC105038013 gene encoding uncharacterized protein: MEGNVSAGNMMPGSSPYGAFALEVSMAMHQQQHPHGCFHHQQQHPNLSQHQGPMVHQPMNSIFCQPGQMSECEHDYDKVDYGKNSTSEDDGTEDGADVPNESGREKKAAPWQRVKWTDRMVKLLITVISYLNEDATELNSSAKRKLTMLQKKGKWKLVSKVMAEKNCYVSPQQCEDKFNDLNKRYKRLTEILGRGTSCKIVENPALLDYMPSISEKVKDDARKILRSKHLYYEEMCSYHNKNRINLPADPEVQRSVQLLLKISDDHDTKRAAQDYFDEDDQEDSDDGEDDVEEHDMLFRDIGGPSFPKRMKQGLVHEDLNSTNSLGPQINPRRPYSQSSSFVVNQVFPEESSASWAQKQPIRSRAIQLEEQRLHIQAEMLEIERWRFKWKHFCKKKDSELDRIRMQNERMKLENERLSLEQKHKELELELY